One window of the Dromaius novaehollandiae isolate bDroNov1 chromosome 25, bDroNov1.hap1, whole genome shotgun sequence genome contains the following:
- the MICOS13 gene encoding MICOS complex subunit MIC13, with amino-acid sequence MAARLLPIVKFVIKGSLAGAAVYMAYDQGLLGSGTQGAEALKKAQEALPPAIQEWTNYIGWELPPTPKFDFSPSDSWNKGVQTVMSALSVAPTRACEYTVEGWKYVKELVK; translated from the exons ATGGCCGCCAGGCTCCTGCCCATCGTCAA GTTTGTCATCAAAGGAAGCCTGGCTGGAGCTGCTGTATACATGGCATATGATCAGGGgctgctgggcagtggcacaCAAGGTGCTGAAGCCCTCAAAAAAGCTCAAGAAGCACTTCCTCCAGCTATTCAAGAATGGACAAATTACATAGGTTGGGAG CTTCCACCCACTCCAAAATTTGACTTTTCTCCCTCTGACTCCTGGAATAAAG GAGTGCAGACGGTCATGTCTGCCTTGTCTGTAGCTCCTACCAGGGCCTGTGAATACACTGTGGAAGGCTGGAAGTATGTGAAGGAACTTGTCAAATGA
- the HSD11B1L gene encoding hydroxysteroid 11-beta-dehydrogenase 1-like protein, translating into MKAVGKVLCAAGIVAGLLAFFWKDTFDPETLSGARVLLTGASAGIGEQMAYHYASFGAEIVLTARREAVLQKVMKKCLKLGAKKVFYIPADMSSSSEPEKVVQFAVQKLGGLDYLVLNHIGMTPFQMWDGDVEHTRWLMQVNFFSYVALATAALPTLEENKGSLVVVSSLTGKIPTPFTTSYSATKFALDGFFSSLRHELTMQKKNIFITLCILGLIDTDMALEKTRGKVYIAASPAAEAALAIIQGGASRVQEVFYPWWLEYMCRFRDWFPNHRDQVLQSYYNYSSP; encoded by the exons ATGAAGGCAGTTGGAAAAGTGCTTTGTGCTGCAGGAATTGTAGCTGGGCTCCTGGCTTTCTTCTGGAAAGACACTTTTGATCCAG AGACCTTGTCTGGTGCCCGCGTTCTCCTCACCGGAGCCAGTGCTGGGATTGGGGAGCAGATGGCATATCATTATGCCAGCTTTGGTGCTGAAATTGTTCTGACTGCTAGGAGGGAAGCTGTGCTACAGAAG gTGATGAAGAAATGCCTGAAGCTTGGAGCAAAGAAAGTCTTTTATATCCCTGCAGATATGTCTTCCTCTTCAGAGCCTGAAAAGGTGGTCCAGTTTGCTGTTCAAAAACTGG GGGGACTGGATTACTTGGTGCTGAACCACATTGGCATGACCCCTTTCCAGATGTGGGATGGAGATGTGGAACATACCCGCTGGCTCATGCAG GTGAATTTCTTTAGTTATGTGGCCCTAGCGACAGCAGCTCTTCCCACCCTGGAGGAGAACAAAGGCTCTCTGGTAGTGGTTTCTTCCCTCACAG ggAAAATTCCTACTCCCTTCACCACTTCTTATTCTGCCACCAAGTTTGCACTGGATGGATTCTTTAGCTCTCTGCGCCATGAACTCAccatgcagaagaaaaacatcttcatCACGCTCTGCATCCTGGGCCTGATTGACACTGACATGGCATTAGAGAAGACCAG GGGCAAAGTGTACATAGCTGCCTCTCCTGCTGCTGAAGCTGCACTTGCCATCATCCAAGGGGGTGCCAGCCGGGTGCAGGAGGTTTTCTACCCCTGGTGGCTGGAATACATGTGCCGCTTCCGGGATTGGTTCCCCAACCACCGGGACCAGGTTTTACAGAGTTACTATAACTACAGCAGCCCCTGA